One genomic segment of Thunnus albacares chromosome 18, fThuAlb1.1, whole genome shotgun sequence includes these proteins:
- the mpx gene encoding eosinophil peroxidase isoform X1 — MLFSVLLLLGICLVPAHAEQAGKYLGSPFLQDCFEEAKKIVDDAYKYSREESLRRVRRDVVRPQDILRLLKQPRGDTRSAVRSADYMGQTLRLVHDRVHHVHKRSLNATDLLTTEDLERLAAITGCAARTRIPSCRTTQNINKYRTITSVCNNLNKPRLGASNTPFRRWLPAEYDDGISQPKGWNNRRINNFLLPLVRQVSNNILSTNDRGVVSDREFTHMVTLFGQWNDHDLTFTPFSPSIRSFSNGVNCDESCERTEPCIPIAIPPNDPRIPPGPESCIPSFRSAPVCGTGFSAYNFGGEPNKREQINALTAFLDLSQVYGSEDKLALFLRDLDRDGGLLRVNTNFTDNGRELLPFHPMQVKMCATRGRVTNSTNAREVPCFIAGDTRVDENIALTSIHTLFLREHNRLARQLKRLNPHWDSETLYQEARKIMGAYTQVFVFRDYLPHIVGDEAMKRQLGRYPGYNPNTDPSISNVFATAAYRFAHLAIQPFLSRLDANFRENRQFPNVPLFKAFFTPWRIIFEGGIDPLLRGLIDRPAKLNTQDHMMVDALRERLFQFVMEMALDLGSLNMQRGRDHGLPGYNAWRKFCGLSQPRNQVELGRVLNNSNLARRLLQLYGTPDNIDVWLGGVAEPFVRGGRVGPLFACLIANQFKNIRQGDRLWYLNPGVFTPRQRSTLSSASLSKIICDNTAITSVPRDVFNLQTRRTRCTSIPGLNLAAWRERPCTGNSGPGDDNCDEVSRSQDAGSFPDPMDHQEPLDNEDAGSFPDPVDYQEPLDNEVADSFPDPVDYQEPLDNEVADSFPDPVDYQEPLDNEAADSFPGPVDYQEPLDNEIPQDPLA; from the exons ATGCTTTTCTCTGTCCTTCTTTTGCTGGGCATCTGCCTGGTGCCGGCTCACGCCGAGCAAGCAG GAAAATATCTCGGCAGTCCTTTCCTTCAAGACTGTTTTGAGGAGGCAAAGAAAATTGTGGATGATGCATACAAGTACTCCAGGGAAGA GAGTCTGCGTCGAGTCCGCAGGGATGTGGTGAGACCTCAAGATATTCTTCGTCTCCTGAAGCAGCCTCGTGGAGACACACGCTCAGCTGTGAGATCTGCAGACTACATGGGACAAACCCTCCGTCTGGTGCACGACAGGGTGCACCATGTGCACAAACGCTCACTCAACGCAACAG ATTTGCTCACTACAGAGGACCTGGAAAGGCTTGCCGCTATAACTGGATGTGCTGCTCGAACCAGAATTCCATCCTGCCGTACcacacaaaacattaacaagtaTCGCACAATCACAAGCGTCTGCAACAACCT AAACAAACCTCGCCTCGGAGCCTCCAACACTCCCTTCCGCCGCTGGCTGCCTGCTGAATATGACGATGGCATCTCCCAACCAAAAGGATGGAACAACCGAAGGATCAACAACTTCCTGCTCCCCCTG GTCCGACAAGTGTCCAATAACATCCTCAGTACAAATGACAGAGGTGTGGTTAGCGACAGAGAATTCACTCACATGGTGACCTTGTTTGGCCAGTGGAACGACCACGATCTCACCTTCACGCCCTTCTCCCCCAGCATCCGCTCCTTTAGTAATGGGGTGAACTGTGATGAAAGCTGTGAGCGAACTGAGCCGTGCATCCCCATCGCG ATTCCTCCCAATGACCCCCGTATTCCCCCAGGCCCAGAGAGCTGCATCCCTTCGTTTAGATCAGCCCCTGTTTGTGGAACAGGATTCTCAGCCTACAATTTTGGCGGAGAGCCCAACAAGAGAGAGCAGATCAATGCCCTGACAGCCTTCCTGGATCTCAGCCAGGTTTACGGCTCTGAGGACAAGCTTGCCCTCTTTCTTCGTGACCTCGATAGGGATGGTGGGCTGTTGCGAGTGAATACAAATTTCACAGACAACGGGCGTGAGCTGCTGCCCTTCCACCCTATGCAGGTGAAAATGTGTGCCACTCGCGGAAGAGTCACCAACAGCACAAATGCCAGAGAAGTGCCCTGTTTCATTGCAG GTGATACCCGTGTGGATGAGAACATCGCTCTGACCTCCATCCACACACTGTTTTTGCGCGAGCATAACCGCCTGGCTCGACAACTAAAGAGATTAAACCCACACTGGGACAGTGAGACGCTCTACCAAGAGGCTCGCAAGATCATGGGTGCTTACACACAG GTGTTTGTGTTCCGGGACTACCTGCCACACATTGTGGGTGACGAAGCAATGAAAAGACAGCTTGGCCGTTACCCAGGCTACAATCCCAACACTGACCCCAGCATCTCCAATGTCTTTGCAACAGCAGCCTACCGCTTCGCCCACTTGGCCATTCAGCCGTTCTTGTCCCGTCTGGATGCCAACTTCAGAGAAAACCGTCAGTTCCCTAATGTCCCCTTGTTCAAGGCCTTCTTTACCCCCTGGAGAATCATCTTTGAGG gtGGCATTGACCCTCTGCTGAGGGGTCTGATTGACCGTCCTGCTAAGCTGAACACTCAGGATCATATGATGGTTGATGCTCTGAGGGAGAGGTTGTTCCAGTTTGTGATGGAAATGGCTTTGGACCTGGGTTCTCTCAACATGCAGAGGGGACGTGATCATGGCTTGCCTG GCTACAACGCCTGGCGCAAGTTCTGTGGCCTGTCACAGCCCAGGAACCAGGTAGAGCTTGGTCGGGTTCTGAACAACAGCAACCTGGCCCGCAGACTTCTGCAGCTCTACGGTACACCTGACAATATCGATGTCTGGCTGGGAGGTGTTGCAGAGCCGTTTGTCCGCGGTGGCCGTGTGGGGCCTCTGTTTGCCTGTCTTATCGCAAACCAGTTCAAGAATATCCGCCAAGGTGACAG GCTGTGGTACCTGAACCCGGGTGTCTTCACTCCGAGACAGAGGTCTACCCTGTCCAGTGCTTCCCTGTCCAAGATCATCTGTGACAACACCGCCATCACTTCCGTCCCCAGAGACGTATTCAACCTTCAGACACGCAGGACCCGCTGCACCTCCATCCCCGGTCTGAATCTGGCGGCCTGGAGGGAGAGACCATGTACAGGGAACTCAG GCCCGGGTGATGATAACTGTGATGAAGTCAGTAGATCACAG GATGCAGGTTCATTTCCGGACCCCATGGACCACCAGGAACCCCTGGACAACGAG GATGCAGGTTCATTTCCGGACCCCGTGGATTACCAGGAACCCCTGGACAACGAG GTTGCAGATTCATTTCCGGACCCCGTGGACTACCAGGAGCCCCTGGACAACGAG GTTGCAGATTCATTTCCGGACCCCGTGGACTACCAGGAGCCCCTGGACAACGAG GCTGCAGATTCATTTCCGGGCCCCGTGGACTACCAGGAACCCCTGGACAATGAG ATCCCGCAGGACCCCCTGGCCTGA
- the mpx gene encoding eosinophil peroxidase isoform X2, translating to MLFSVLLLLGICLVPAHAEQAGKYLGSPFLQDCFEEAKKIVDDAYKYSREESLRRVRRDVVRPQDILRLLKQPRGDTRSAVRSADYMGQTLRLVHDRVHHVHKRSLNATDLLTTEDLERLAAITGCAARTRIPSCRTTQNINKYRTITSVCNNLNKPRLGASNTPFRRWLPAEYDDGISQPKGWNNRRINNFLLPLVRQVSNNILSTNDRGVVSDREFTHMVTLFGQWNDHDLTFTPFSPSIRSFSNGVNCDESCERTEPCIPIAIPPNDPRIPPGPESCIPSFRSAPVCGTGFSAYNFGGEPNKREQINALTAFLDLSQVYGSEDKLALFLRDLDRDGGLLRVNTNFTDNGRELLPFHPMQVKMCATRGRVTNSTNAREVPCFIAGDTRVDENIALTSIHTLFLREHNRLARQLKRLNPHWDSETLYQEARKIMGAYTQVFVFRDYLPHIVGDEAMKRQLGRYPGYNPNTDPSISNVFATAAYRFAHLAIQPFLSRLDANFRENRQFPNVPLFKAFFTPWRIIFEGGIDPLLRGLIDRPAKLNTQDHMMVDALRERLFQFVMEMALDLGSLNMQRGRDHGLPGYNAWRKFCGLSQPRNQVELGRVLNNSNLARRLLQLYGTPDNIDVWLGGVAEPFVRGGRVGPLFACLIANQFKNIRQGDRLWYLNPGVFTPRQRSTLSSASLSKIICDNTAITSVPRDVFNLQTRRTRCTSIPGLNLAAWRERPCTGNSGPGDDNCDEVSRSQDAGSFPDPMDHQEPLDNEDAGSFPDPVDYQEPLDNEVADSFPDPVDYQEPLDNEAADSFPGPVDYQEPLDNEIPQDPLA from the exons ATGCTTTTCTCTGTCCTTCTTTTGCTGGGCATCTGCCTGGTGCCGGCTCACGCCGAGCAAGCAG GAAAATATCTCGGCAGTCCTTTCCTTCAAGACTGTTTTGAGGAGGCAAAGAAAATTGTGGATGATGCATACAAGTACTCCAGGGAAGA GAGTCTGCGTCGAGTCCGCAGGGATGTGGTGAGACCTCAAGATATTCTTCGTCTCCTGAAGCAGCCTCGTGGAGACACACGCTCAGCTGTGAGATCTGCAGACTACATGGGACAAACCCTCCGTCTGGTGCACGACAGGGTGCACCATGTGCACAAACGCTCACTCAACGCAACAG ATTTGCTCACTACAGAGGACCTGGAAAGGCTTGCCGCTATAACTGGATGTGCTGCTCGAACCAGAATTCCATCCTGCCGTACcacacaaaacattaacaagtaTCGCACAATCACAAGCGTCTGCAACAACCT AAACAAACCTCGCCTCGGAGCCTCCAACACTCCCTTCCGCCGCTGGCTGCCTGCTGAATATGACGATGGCATCTCCCAACCAAAAGGATGGAACAACCGAAGGATCAACAACTTCCTGCTCCCCCTG GTCCGACAAGTGTCCAATAACATCCTCAGTACAAATGACAGAGGTGTGGTTAGCGACAGAGAATTCACTCACATGGTGACCTTGTTTGGCCAGTGGAACGACCACGATCTCACCTTCACGCCCTTCTCCCCCAGCATCCGCTCCTTTAGTAATGGGGTGAACTGTGATGAAAGCTGTGAGCGAACTGAGCCGTGCATCCCCATCGCG ATTCCTCCCAATGACCCCCGTATTCCCCCAGGCCCAGAGAGCTGCATCCCTTCGTTTAGATCAGCCCCTGTTTGTGGAACAGGATTCTCAGCCTACAATTTTGGCGGAGAGCCCAACAAGAGAGAGCAGATCAATGCCCTGACAGCCTTCCTGGATCTCAGCCAGGTTTACGGCTCTGAGGACAAGCTTGCCCTCTTTCTTCGTGACCTCGATAGGGATGGTGGGCTGTTGCGAGTGAATACAAATTTCACAGACAACGGGCGTGAGCTGCTGCCCTTCCACCCTATGCAGGTGAAAATGTGTGCCACTCGCGGAAGAGTCACCAACAGCACAAATGCCAGAGAAGTGCCCTGTTTCATTGCAG GTGATACCCGTGTGGATGAGAACATCGCTCTGACCTCCATCCACACACTGTTTTTGCGCGAGCATAACCGCCTGGCTCGACAACTAAAGAGATTAAACCCACACTGGGACAGTGAGACGCTCTACCAAGAGGCTCGCAAGATCATGGGTGCTTACACACAG GTGTTTGTGTTCCGGGACTACCTGCCACACATTGTGGGTGACGAAGCAATGAAAAGACAGCTTGGCCGTTACCCAGGCTACAATCCCAACACTGACCCCAGCATCTCCAATGTCTTTGCAACAGCAGCCTACCGCTTCGCCCACTTGGCCATTCAGCCGTTCTTGTCCCGTCTGGATGCCAACTTCAGAGAAAACCGTCAGTTCCCTAATGTCCCCTTGTTCAAGGCCTTCTTTACCCCCTGGAGAATCATCTTTGAGG gtGGCATTGACCCTCTGCTGAGGGGTCTGATTGACCGTCCTGCTAAGCTGAACACTCAGGATCATATGATGGTTGATGCTCTGAGGGAGAGGTTGTTCCAGTTTGTGATGGAAATGGCTTTGGACCTGGGTTCTCTCAACATGCAGAGGGGACGTGATCATGGCTTGCCTG GCTACAACGCCTGGCGCAAGTTCTGTGGCCTGTCACAGCCCAGGAACCAGGTAGAGCTTGGTCGGGTTCTGAACAACAGCAACCTGGCCCGCAGACTTCTGCAGCTCTACGGTACACCTGACAATATCGATGTCTGGCTGGGAGGTGTTGCAGAGCCGTTTGTCCGCGGTGGCCGTGTGGGGCCTCTGTTTGCCTGTCTTATCGCAAACCAGTTCAAGAATATCCGCCAAGGTGACAG GCTGTGGTACCTGAACCCGGGTGTCTTCACTCCGAGACAGAGGTCTACCCTGTCCAGTGCTTCCCTGTCCAAGATCATCTGTGACAACACCGCCATCACTTCCGTCCCCAGAGACGTATTCAACCTTCAGACACGCAGGACCCGCTGCACCTCCATCCCCGGTCTGAATCTGGCGGCCTGGAGGGAGAGACCATGTACAGGGAACTCAG GCCCGGGTGATGATAACTGTGATGAAGTCAGTAGATCACAG GATGCAGGTTCATTTCCGGACCCCATGGACCACCAGGAACCCCTGGACAACGAG GATGCAGGTTCATTTCCGGACCCCGTGGATTACCAGGAACCCCTGGACAACGAG GTTGCAGATTCATTTCCGGACCCCGTGGACTACCAGGAGCCCCTGGACAACGAG GCTGCAGATTCATTTCCGGGCCCCGTGGACTACCAGGAACCCCTGGACAATGAG ATCCCGCAGGACCCCCTGGCCTGA
- the mpx gene encoding eosinophil peroxidase isoform X5 yields the protein MLFSVLLLLGICLVPAHAEQAGKYLGSPFLQDCFEEAKKIVDDAYKYSREESLRRVRRDVVRPQDILRLLKQPRGDTRSAVRSADYMGQTLRLVHDRVHHVHKRSLNATDLLTTEDLERLAAITGCAARTRIPSCRTTQNINKYRTITSVCNNLNKPRLGASNTPFRRWLPAEYDDGISQPKGWNNRRINNFLLPLVRQVSNNILSTNDRGVVSDREFTHMVTLFGQWNDHDLTFTPFSPSIRSFSNGVNCDESCERTEPCIPIAIPPNDPRIPPGPESCIPSFRSAPVCGTGFSAYNFGGEPNKREQINALTAFLDLSQVYGSEDKLALFLRDLDRDGGLLRVNTNFTDNGRELLPFHPMQVKMCATRGRVTNSTNAREVPCFIAGDTRVDENIALTSIHTLFLREHNRLARQLKRLNPHWDSETLYQEARKIMGAYTQVFVFRDYLPHIVGDEAMKRQLGRYPGYNPNTDPSISNVFATAAYRFAHLAIQPFLSRLDANFRENRQFPNVPLFKAFFTPWRIIFEGGIDPLLRGLIDRPAKLNTQDHMMVDALRERLFQFVMEMALDLGSLNMQRGRDHGLPGYNAWRKFCGLSQPRNQVELGRVLNNSNLARRLLQLYGTPDNIDVWLGGVAEPFVRGGRVGPLFACLIANQFKNIRQGDRLWYLNPGVFTPRQRSTLSSASLSKIICDNTAITSVPRDVFNLQTRRTRCTSIPGLNLAAWRERPCTGNSGPGDDNCDEVSRSQDAGSFPDPMDHQEPLDNEDAGSFPDPVDYQEPLDNEVADSFPDPVDYQEPLDNEIPQDPLA from the exons ATGCTTTTCTCTGTCCTTCTTTTGCTGGGCATCTGCCTGGTGCCGGCTCACGCCGAGCAAGCAG GAAAATATCTCGGCAGTCCTTTCCTTCAAGACTGTTTTGAGGAGGCAAAGAAAATTGTGGATGATGCATACAAGTACTCCAGGGAAGA GAGTCTGCGTCGAGTCCGCAGGGATGTGGTGAGACCTCAAGATATTCTTCGTCTCCTGAAGCAGCCTCGTGGAGACACACGCTCAGCTGTGAGATCTGCAGACTACATGGGACAAACCCTCCGTCTGGTGCACGACAGGGTGCACCATGTGCACAAACGCTCACTCAACGCAACAG ATTTGCTCACTACAGAGGACCTGGAAAGGCTTGCCGCTATAACTGGATGTGCTGCTCGAACCAGAATTCCATCCTGCCGTACcacacaaaacattaacaagtaTCGCACAATCACAAGCGTCTGCAACAACCT AAACAAACCTCGCCTCGGAGCCTCCAACACTCCCTTCCGCCGCTGGCTGCCTGCTGAATATGACGATGGCATCTCCCAACCAAAAGGATGGAACAACCGAAGGATCAACAACTTCCTGCTCCCCCTG GTCCGACAAGTGTCCAATAACATCCTCAGTACAAATGACAGAGGTGTGGTTAGCGACAGAGAATTCACTCACATGGTGACCTTGTTTGGCCAGTGGAACGACCACGATCTCACCTTCACGCCCTTCTCCCCCAGCATCCGCTCCTTTAGTAATGGGGTGAACTGTGATGAAAGCTGTGAGCGAACTGAGCCGTGCATCCCCATCGCG ATTCCTCCCAATGACCCCCGTATTCCCCCAGGCCCAGAGAGCTGCATCCCTTCGTTTAGATCAGCCCCTGTTTGTGGAACAGGATTCTCAGCCTACAATTTTGGCGGAGAGCCCAACAAGAGAGAGCAGATCAATGCCCTGACAGCCTTCCTGGATCTCAGCCAGGTTTACGGCTCTGAGGACAAGCTTGCCCTCTTTCTTCGTGACCTCGATAGGGATGGTGGGCTGTTGCGAGTGAATACAAATTTCACAGACAACGGGCGTGAGCTGCTGCCCTTCCACCCTATGCAGGTGAAAATGTGTGCCACTCGCGGAAGAGTCACCAACAGCACAAATGCCAGAGAAGTGCCCTGTTTCATTGCAG GTGATACCCGTGTGGATGAGAACATCGCTCTGACCTCCATCCACACACTGTTTTTGCGCGAGCATAACCGCCTGGCTCGACAACTAAAGAGATTAAACCCACACTGGGACAGTGAGACGCTCTACCAAGAGGCTCGCAAGATCATGGGTGCTTACACACAG GTGTTTGTGTTCCGGGACTACCTGCCACACATTGTGGGTGACGAAGCAATGAAAAGACAGCTTGGCCGTTACCCAGGCTACAATCCCAACACTGACCCCAGCATCTCCAATGTCTTTGCAACAGCAGCCTACCGCTTCGCCCACTTGGCCATTCAGCCGTTCTTGTCCCGTCTGGATGCCAACTTCAGAGAAAACCGTCAGTTCCCTAATGTCCCCTTGTTCAAGGCCTTCTTTACCCCCTGGAGAATCATCTTTGAGG gtGGCATTGACCCTCTGCTGAGGGGTCTGATTGACCGTCCTGCTAAGCTGAACACTCAGGATCATATGATGGTTGATGCTCTGAGGGAGAGGTTGTTCCAGTTTGTGATGGAAATGGCTTTGGACCTGGGTTCTCTCAACATGCAGAGGGGACGTGATCATGGCTTGCCTG GCTACAACGCCTGGCGCAAGTTCTGTGGCCTGTCACAGCCCAGGAACCAGGTAGAGCTTGGTCGGGTTCTGAACAACAGCAACCTGGCCCGCAGACTTCTGCAGCTCTACGGTACACCTGACAATATCGATGTCTGGCTGGGAGGTGTTGCAGAGCCGTTTGTCCGCGGTGGCCGTGTGGGGCCTCTGTTTGCCTGTCTTATCGCAAACCAGTTCAAGAATATCCGCCAAGGTGACAG GCTGTGGTACCTGAACCCGGGTGTCTTCACTCCGAGACAGAGGTCTACCCTGTCCAGTGCTTCCCTGTCCAAGATCATCTGTGACAACACCGCCATCACTTCCGTCCCCAGAGACGTATTCAACCTTCAGACACGCAGGACCCGCTGCACCTCCATCCCCGGTCTGAATCTGGCGGCCTGGAGGGAGAGACCATGTACAGGGAACTCAG GCCCGGGTGATGATAACTGTGATGAAGTCAGTAGATCACAG GATGCAGGTTCATTTCCGGACCCCATGGACCACCAGGAACCCCTGGACAACGAG GATGCAGGTTCATTTCCGGACCCCGTGGATTACCAGGAACCCCTGGACAACGAG GTTGCAGATTCATTTCCGGACCCCGTGGACTACCAGGAGCCCCTGGACAACGAG ATCCCGCAGGACCCCCTGGCCTGA